A genome region from Erigeron canadensis isolate Cc75 chromosome 3, C_canadensis_v1, whole genome shotgun sequence includes the following:
- the LOC122591329 gene encoding polyadenylate-binding protein-interacting protein 8-like yields MAAGPEVTSESKVDVNVDVSEESLSPKKTVVFESDNINVNTGTDNSNDDDDIVNSDDNKSSSDMKLQKEIVDMFSNLKLNPMAKEFFPSSYQKGSGDQTEIGLNYFAPAFYVNSHGDAIDGYPNNRRRRNNYSQGRRRLNGRAFKAQREDSIKRTVYVSDIDHNVTEERLAALFSAYGQVLDCRICGDPHSRLRFAFVEFADENSARAALNLCGIMLGFSQVKVLPSKTAILPVNPTFLPRSEDEKEMCARTVYCTNIDKKVSQAEVKVFFESRCGEVSRIRLLGDHVHSTRIAFVEFVMAESAIIALDCCGQTLGSQPIRVSPSKTPVRPRVVRTLPTN; encoded by the exons ATGGCTGCTGGTCCTGAAGTTACTAGTGAATCAAAAGTTGATGTTAATGTTGATGTTAGTGAAGAATCTTTATCACCAAAAAAAACAGTGGTTTTTGAGAGTGATAATATCAATGTTAATACTGGAACTGATAAttcaaatgatgatgatgatattgtgAATTCTGATGATAATAAATCATCATCAGATATGAAATTGCAAAAAGAAATAGTTGATATGTTTTCAAATTTGAAGTTGAATCCAATGGCCAAAGAATTCTTTCCATCTTCATATCAAAAGGGTAGTGGTGATCAAACTGAGATTGGCCTTAATTACTTTGCTCCTGCATTTTATGTCAATTCTCATGGAGATGCAATTGATGGCTACCCGAATAATCGTAGA AGGAGAAACAACTATAGCCAGGGCAGAAGACGGTTGAATGGGAGAGCTTTCAAAGCTCAAAGAGAAGATAGCATCAAGAGAACCGTATATGTTTCTGACATTGATCATAAT GTAACTGAAGAGCGACTGGCTGCTCTCTTTAGTGCATATGGACAA GTTCTGGACTGTCGAATTTGTGGTGATCCACATTCACGTCTACGttttgcatttgttgagtttGCTGATGAGA ATTCTGCTAGAGCAGCTCTTAACCTTTGTGGGATAATGTTGGGCTTTTCTCAAGTTAAGGTCTTGCCTTCAAAAACCGCAATCCTTCCTGTGAATCCAACCTTCCTTCCCAGG TCGGAGGATGAGAAAGAGATGTGCGCACGGACTGTCTATTGTACAAATATTGACAAAAAG GTTTCTCAAGCTGAAGTCAAAGTTTTCTTTGAATCAAGATGTGGCGAG GTTTCCCGCATCAGGCTTTTGGGAGATCATGTTCATTCAACACGCATTGCTTTTGTTGAGTTTGTGATG GCTGAAAGTGCAATTATAGCATTGGATTGCTGTGGCCAGACATTGGGAAGCCAACCAATCAG GGTGAGTCCTTCCAAGACGCCAGTTAGGCCTAGAGTGGTCCGTACTCTTCCAACCAACTAA
- the LOC122591931 gene encoding uncharacterized protein LOC122591931 gives MASQDSLILGNESRPPVLYHDCYPLWKNRFLNWIKKQPLGTDILALINDGPVEHINPVTKEPLPPESWNTTQRNRTQGDNLALHHLYMALPNDIYCNVDSYDTAKDIWDELERQLQGSDLSSTIRLSNVFHLYKTFKQEKGESLLDAYTRFCTIINA, from the coding sequence ATGGCTTCTCAAGATTCTTTAATTCTTGGTAACGAATCAAGACCTCCTGTTCTGTATCATGATTGTTACCCACTCTGgaagaatagattcttaaacTGGATTAAGAAACAACCTCTGGGGACTGATATTCTTGCTTTAATCAATGATGGTCCAGTTGAACACATCAATCCAGTCACCAAAGAACCTCTTCCACCTGAGAGTTGGAATACTACCCAAAGAAATAGAACTCAAGGTGATAATCTTGCTTTACATCATCTCTACATGGCACTTCCAAATGATATCTACTGTAATGTAGACTCATATGACACTGCAAAGGACATCTGGGATGAATTAGAAAGACAACTTCAAGGATCTGATCTATCATCCACCATTCGTCTCTCTAATGTTTTTCATCTCTATAAAACCTTCAAACAAGAAAAGGGTGAATCTCTTCTAGATGCCTACACCCGTTTCTGCACTATCATTAATGCTTAA
- the LOC122591930 gene encoding VQ motif-containing protein 10-like, producing MSRSGRGSPVKVVIINTEYIETDAMSFKSVVQRLTGKDSSVDQSPNNNRLSHDATGGRRGGVNSPMLKKGMSFRDLDKLLLELPSMDDIYQFCADN from the coding sequence atgtCAAGATCGGGAAGAGGAAGCCCCGTGAAGGTGGTCATCATCAACACGGAGTATATTGAAACCGACGCCATGAGCTTTAAGTCTGTTGTTCAACGTCTCACGGGCAAAGATTCCTCTGTTGATCAATCTCCTAACAACAACCGGTTATCACACGATGCTACTGGTGGTCGTCGTGGTGGTGTAAATTCGCCGATGTTGAAGAAAGGGATGTCGTTTAGAGACCTTGATAAGTTGCTATTGGAGCTGCCTAGCATGGATGATATTTATCAATTTTGTGCGGACAATTAA
- the LOC122591929 gene encoding uncharacterized protein LOC122591929, with protein MAGASSSLGAMNQSFTSLLGTPSINEQWQQFLMLQHFNAFQATGGPIQRPVGETSSQPARTNVASAEEDEVQEVPAPPKRVTKKGVAAAEKAKWSMDECVLLCRAWTHASHDSKVGISQDETMFWRKVIEWYNQDPPAGERNKSQLQGKWNKIKSTTKKFGAIRKRLQEHGRQSGADDKQVYNQAHIEYVGVHGPPRYQFEPCYEVLKDCPAFWQDHSIPRKGVGEYVDLGDFVELGQSSQNSDATTERLFGDDPIRRPMGRNVARKMSSGSDATSSRGGSSGSEQALHTLDRMLMLQEEQVRKIDEDMRKVEEERQVRADERFRKKVRAAFALLQQPIPTSIDEDELEQIRATRKNLFEKYGPYFKDI; from the coding sequence ATGGCGGGGGCGTCTAGCAGCTTGGGTGCGATGAACCAATCGTTCACGAGCTTGTTAGGTACACCATCGATAAACGAACAGTGGCAGCAGTTCCTGATGTTGCAACACTTTAACGCATTTCAGGCTACAGGTGGGCCCATCCAGAGGCCTGTAGGTGAGACTTCTTCACAACCGGCACGAACTAATGTCGCATCTGCTGAAGAAGACGAAGTTCAAGAGGTTCCTGCACCACCCAAGCGAGTGACAAAAAAAGGGGTGGCTGCAGCTGAGAAGGCGAAGTGGTCCATGGACGAGTGTGTATTGCTGTGCAGGGCGTGGACACATGCTTCACATGACTCAAAAGTTGGTATTAGCCAAGACGAGACAATGTTTTGGCGTAAAGTGATCGAATGGTACAACCAAGACCCCCCAGCCGGAGAACGAAATAAAAGCCAGTTACAGGGAAAGTGGAACAAGATCAAAAGTACCACTAAGAAGTTTGGAGCAATAAGGAAGAGGCTGCAAGAGCATGGGCGACAGAGCGGCGCCGATGATAAGCAAGTGTACAACCAAGCTCACATTGAGTACGTAGGGGTTCATGGACCGCCCAGGTATCAGTTTGAGCCATGTTACGAGGTGTTGAAAGATTGTCCTGCCTTTTGGCAAGATCATAGTATTCCTAGAAAAGGCGTGGGTGAGTATGTTGATTTGGGTGATTTTGTAGAGTTGGGCCAGTCGAGTCAAAACTCGGATGCAACGACAGAGCGGTTGTTTGGAGACGACCCAATTCGACGACCTATGGGTCGTAATGTTGCCCGGAAAATGTCAAGTGGTTCGGATGCCACTTCTAGCCGTGGTGGTTCGAGTGGGTCTGAACAGGCCTTGCATACCCTTGATCGAATGCTCATGTTGCAAGAAGAGCAGGTCAGAAAAATTGATGAGGATATGAGGAAAGTAGAGGAGGAGCGGCAGGTGAGAGCGGATGAGCGCTTCCGCAAGAAGGTCAGGGCGGCTTTCGCACTTCTGCAACAGCCAATCCCCACCAGCATAGATGAAGACGAGCTGGAGCAAATACGGGCTACGCGCAAAAACCTCTTCGAGAAGTATGGGCcatattttaaggatatctag